The Amycolatopsis endophytica genome includes the window GATCTGCTTGCCGTCGGAGACGGAGATGCCCGCGGCCTCCTGGCCGCGGTGCTGGAGCGCGTACAGGCCGTAGTAGGCCATCTTGGCGACTTCTTCACCGGGGGCCCAGACCCCGAAGACACCGCACTCTTCTCGCGGTTCACGTTCGGGCTGGTCGTCGATGTGGTCGGACACCACGAAAGTGCTCCCTGGAGACGAGGGCAGGCCTACTCAAGTGTAGGTCGTGGACGATCGAAGTGACGCCCTGTGGCCAGTGGCGCTGGCCACTGGCCACAGGGCGCCGACTCCCCCTCGTGGGAGTGGTCTCAGCTCGCCGCCAGCCAGGTCGCCCTGCCGCTGGCGGTGGCGACCCAGCAGCCGCCGGGCTGGGGGCCGCCCGCCTTATGGTCCCCGCCGTCCGGCAGGGCGAGGAGCTTGTCGAGCACCGCGCCGGCGTCACCTTCGGTGCGCCACAGCACGGTTTCGGGCGCGAGGATGTCGGCCTCGGTGCCCGGCATGCGGGTGGCGACCACGTCGTCCTCCGCGTTGAGCCGGACGACGTCGATGACCGAGTCGTGCGCACGCACGCCGACCACCGCGATCACGGTGCCCTTCGCGTCGCGCGGGTGGACGAACTGGTAGCCACGGGAGATGAGGTCCTGCAGCCGCTCGTCGATCGACCGGTTGTCGAGGTGGTGTGCGGTGTCAGTTGAGGACATCGTCGAACTCGCCGTCCTTCGCACCCGCGAGGAACGCGACCATTTCGGCGCGGGTGTAGATGAGCGCGGGGCCTTCGGGATCGCGGGAGTTTCTGACGGCGAACTCGTCCGTGGGCAGGCGGGTGAACTCGACGCAGTTGCCCTGCGCGCCGCTGCGCGAGCTCTTGCGCCAGGTGGCGCCGGTGAGGGCGGCCGCGGGCATACCGTTCACGAACTGCTCAGCCATACTTCCCCAACCTTCCGGGTCAGTGCATCTGCTTGGTGCAAATGCACGTGCACTGGCCTTGTGGCGATGAAGCTACCACTTGGGACTGCACGCGTAAATGCACGTGCATCCGGAAGCGTAATCCCAGATCGGAGGGTGAGGAATGGGGTGGGGCGCGTAATTC containing:
- a CDS encoding DUF397 domain-containing protein; the protein is MAEQFVNGMPAAALTGATWRKSSRSGAQGNCVEFTRLPTDEFAVRNSRDPEGPALIYTRAEMVAFLAGAKDGEFDDVLN